From a single Streptomyces sp. NBC_00377 genomic region:
- a CDS encoding cupin domain-containing protein, with translation MTSPLTPEDLVAHYDLEPIPREGGLFRRTWAGPEGPDGRPAGSAIVALLTADDYSALHRLPTAEVWHHYLGDPLQLLLLAPDGTSRTAVLGPDVLGGQHPQLTVPAHTWMGARVAAGGAWAFFGCTMAPGFTYGDYEHGDAAALTARHPDRAALIARLCRP, from the coding sequence GTGACCTCACCGCTCACCCCCGAAGACCTCGTCGCCCACTACGACCTGGAGCCGATTCCCCGCGAGGGAGGCCTGTTCCGGCGTACCTGGGCGGGTCCCGAAGGGCCGGACGGCCGCCCCGCCGGCTCCGCGATCGTCGCGCTGCTCACCGCCGACGACTACTCGGCCCTGCACCGGCTGCCCACCGCCGAGGTCTGGCACCACTACCTCGGCGACCCGCTCCAGCTGCTGCTCCTCGCCCCGGACGGCACGTCCCGTACGGCGGTGCTCGGCCCGGACGTCCTCGGCGGGCAGCATCCGCAGCTCACCGTGCCCGCGCACACCTGGATGGGGGCGCGGGTGGCCGCCGGGGGCGCCTGGGCCTTCTTCGGCTGCACGATGGCCCCCGGCTTCACCTACGGGGACTACGAACACGGGGACGCGGCCGCCCTCACGGCGCGGCATCCCGACCGGGCCGCCCTGATCGCGCGACTGTGCCGTCCATGA
- a CDS encoding penicillin acylase family protein, which translates to MTTDIYRDAWGVPHLRAGDAHALARLQGSVTARDRAWQLETERHRARGTSASFLGPEALPWDLFARRARLDDTARRCFDELGSRDPETADWVRAYADGVNEGLAGADAPEFTRTGLEPGRWEPWTPLAVWLATHILFAGFPAKLWREEAARHLGPEAVGLFAADGPGTSGSNGWLVSGERTVTGQAVIAGDPHRFIEDPGVYQQIRLACDEFDVVGLAVPGVPGIAHFGHTGTVAWAITNAMADYQDLYRERLRRTGAGVEALGPDGAWRRVARHTEQVRVAGEETVEVEVLETERGPVIAGGPEGLDDGTPLALALRYPPRVTADLGFEALLPLLRARRVADVDRAFDRWAEPVNVVQAADTEGGLLHRVAGRVPLRAAANGTRLVPAWEPGHEWTGWHDMPRAGLTDGLAVMANQRGPATELGVEFAPPHRADRIRALLEERRQWSAADMPAIHTDTRLASAAPLLDHLSALDDLTGQAGELRDRLLRWDRRMDADSREASAFAALRSALVRRLAAHPAFAALTTPPAYPEVLLPWLALVPRIGFALEHLLRAEELYGVDRPALVREAVEEVAGQPAARWGDTHRLAPWRALPDPAREAPALAGDHDCVLCTSAVPGWTDLAARGPAARYVWDLARREDSLWVVPFGASGLPDHPHHRDQLPLWLRGELAPVVTDWAQLTKESDDD; encoded by the coding sequence GTGACCACCGACATCTACCGTGACGCCTGGGGCGTTCCGCACCTGCGCGCCGGCGACGCCCACGCCCTCGCCCGCCTCCAGGGATCGGTCACCGCCCGCGACCGCGCCTGGCAACTGGAGACCGAACGCCACCGGGCGCGCGGCACCTCGGCGTCCTTCCTCGGCCCCGAGGCCCTCCCCTGGGACCTCTTCGCGCGCCGCGCCCGCCTCGACGACACGGCGAGACGCTGCTTCGACGAACTGGGCAGCCGGGACCCGGAGACGGCCGACTGGGTACGCGCCTACGCCGACGGCGTCAACGAAGGGCTGGCCGGCGCCGACGCGCCCGAGTTCACGCGGACCGGCCTCGAGCCCGGCCGCTGGGAACCCTGGACCCCGCTCGCCGTCTGGCTGGCCACGCACATCCTGTTCGCCGGGTTCCCCGCCAAACTGTGGCGCGAGGAGGCCGCCCGCCACCTCGGCCCCGAGGCGGTCGGCCTGTTCGCCGCCGACGGACCCGGCACCTCCGGCAGCAACGGCTGGCTGGTGAGCGGAGAGCGTACGGTCACCGGGCAGGCGGTCATCGCCGGCGACCCGCACCGCTTCATCGAGGACCCCGGCGTCTACCAGCAGATCCGGCTGGCCTGCGACGAGTTCGACGTCGTCGGCCTCGCCGTTCCCGGGGTCCCCGGCATCGCCCACTTCGGCCACACCGGCACGGTCGCCTGGGCCATCACCAACGCCATGGCCGACTACCAGGACCTCTACCGCGAGCGGCTGCGCCGGACCGGCGCGGGCGTCGAGGCGCTCGGCCCGGACGGCGCCTGGCGGCGGGTCGCCCGGCACACCGAGCAGGTGCGGGTCGCGGGCGAGGAGACCGTCGAGGTGGAGGTCCTCGAGACAGAGCGCGGCCCGGTGATCGCCGGCGGCCCGGAAGGCCTCGACGACGGCACCCCGCTCGCGCTGGCCCTGCGCTATCCGCCCCGCGTCACAGCCGACCTGGGCTTCGAGGCCCTCCTCCCCCTGCTCCGGGCCCGCCGGGTCGCCGACGTGGACCGTGCCTTCGACCGCTGGGCCGAGCCCGTCAACGTCGTCCAGGCCGCCGACACCGAGGGCGGCCTCCTGCACCGGGTCGCGGGCCGGGTGCCGCTGCGCGCCGCGGCGAACGGGACCCGGCTGGTGCCCGCCTGGGAACCCGGCCACGAGTGGACCGGCTGGCACGACATGCCCCGTGCGGGACTGACCGACGGCCTCGCCGTGATGGCCAACCAGCGGGGCCCCGCCACGGAGCTGGGCGTCGAGTTCGCGCCGCCGCACCGCGCCGACCGCATCCGGGCGCTGCTGGAGGAACGCCGGCAGTGGTCCGCGGCCGACATGCCGGCCATCCACACGGACACCCGTCTGGCCTCCGCCGCGCCCCTGCTGGACCACCTGTCCGCCCTCGACGACCTGACCGGCCAGGCCGGCGAGCTCCGTGACCGGCTGCTGCGCTGGGACCGCCGGATGGACGCCGACAGCCGGGAGGCGTCGGCGTTCGCCGCCCTGCGCAGCGCCCTGGTACGCCGCCTCGCCGCCCACCCGGCCTTCGCGGCCCTGACCACCCCGCCCGCCTACCCCGAGGTGCTCCTTCCCTGGCTGGCCCTGGTTCCGCGCATCGGCTTCGCCCTCGAACACCTTCTGCGCGCCGAGGAGCTGTACGGCGTCGACCGCCCCGCGCTGGTACGGGAGGCCGTCGAGGAGGTCGCCGGGCAGCCGGCCGCCCGCTGGGGCGACACCCATCGCCTCGCCCCCTGGCGGGCGCTGCCCGACCCCGCCCGGGAGGCCCCGGCCCTGGCGGGCGACCACGACTGTGTGCTGTGCACCTCGGCCGTGCCCGGCTGGACCGACCTCGCCGCGCGCGGCCCGGCCGCCCGTTACGTGTGGGACCTGGCCCGCCGCGAGGACAGCCTGTGGGTGGTCCCGTTCGGCGCGTCCGGCCTCCCCGACCACCCCCACCACCGCGACCAGCTCCCCCTGTGGCTCAGGGGCGAGCTCGCCCCGGTCGTCACCGACTGGGCGCAGCTGACGAAGGAGAGCGACGATGACTGA
- the upp gene encoding uracil phosphoribosyltransferase — MRLHVVDHPLVAHKLTTLRDQRTDSATFRRLADELVTLLAYEATRDVRTEQVDIKTPVAPTTGVKLSYPRPLVVPILRAGLGMLDGMMRLLPTAEVGFMGMIRNEETLQASTYATRMPEDLLGRQVYVLDPMLATGGTLVAAIRELIRRGADDVTAVVLLAAPEGVELMERELAGTPVTVVTAAVDDHLNEHGYIVPGLGDAGDRLYGAAE, encoded by the coding sequence ATGCGTCTCCACGTCGTCGACCACCCCTTGGTCGCCCACAAGCTCACCACGCTCCGCGACCAGCGCACGGACTCCGCGACCTTCCGCCGGCTGGCCGACGAACTGGTCACCCTGCTCGCCTACGAGGCCACGCGTGACGTGCGCACCGAACAGGTCGACATCAAGACGCCGGTCGCCCCGACCACCGGCGTCAAGCTCTCCTACCCGCGTCCGCTGGTCGTGCCGATCCTGCGCGCGGGCCTCGGCATGCTGGACGGCATGATGCGCCTGCTGCCGACCGCCGAGGTCGGCTTCATGGGCATGATCCGCAACGAGGAGACGCTCCAGGCGTCCACGTACGCCACGCGCATGCCGGAGGACCTCCTGGGCCGCCAGGTGTACGTCCTGGACCCGATGCTGGCCACCGGCGGCACGCTGGTCGCCGCGATCCGCGAGCTGATCCGGCGCGGCGCCGACGACGTGACGGCCGTGGTGCTGCTCGCGGCCCCGGAGGGTGTGGAGCTCATGGAGCGCGAGCTCGCGGGCACCCCGGTCACCGTCGTGACGGCGGCGGTCGACGACCACCTCAACGAGCACGGCTACATCGTCCCGGGCCTCGGCGACGCGGGTGACCGGCTGTACGGCGCGGCGGAATAG
- a CDS encoding SDR family NAD(P)-dependent oxidoreductase, protein MTLLSGRVALITGAGGGVGRGIALRFAQEGAAVALHCRTRTEAARALAEEIGERAVVLPGADLTVEDQCRGLVARAAEWGGGRLDALVNNAGVQPVQALPEMTAADWRAVVDTNLTSVFSCTRAAAEVMRERGGSITHIASVEAGRPAPGHAHYAASKAAVVMHARAAAQEYGAFGIRVNTVSPGLIDREGLAEAWPEGVRRWREAAAVGRLGRPEDVGDACVFLASPLASWITGHDLVVDGGVSARPTW, encoded by the coding sequence ATGACGTTGCTGTCGGGCCGGGTGGCCCTGATCACGGGTGCGGGCGGCGGTGTCGGGCGCGGTATCGCCCTGCGGTTCGCCCAGGAGGGTGCGGCGGTGGCGCTGCACTGCCGTACCCGCACCGAGGCGGCCCGGGCGCTCGCCGAGGAGATCGGCGAACGGGCCGTCGTCCTGCCGGGCGCCGACCTGACCGTCGAGGACCAGTGCCGCGGGCTGGTGGCCCGGGCCGCCGAGTGGGGCGGCGGCCGGCTCGACGCGCTGGTGAACAACGCGGGCGTGCAGCCGGTGCAGGCCCTGCCCGAGATGACGGCGGCCGACTGGCGGGCGGTGGTCGACACCAACCTGACCAGCGTGTTCTCCTGCACCCGGGCGGCGGCGGAGGTGATGCGGGAGCGAGGGGGGAGCATCACTCACATCGCCTCCGTCGAGGCGGGCAGGCCGGCTCCCGGCCACGCCCACTACGCCGCCTCCAAGGCCGCGGTCGTGATGCACGCACGGGCGGCGGCCCAGGAGTACGGGGCGTTCGGCATCCGGGTGAACACGGTCTCTCCGGGGCTGATCGACCGGGAGGGACTGGCCGAGGCATGGCCGGAGGGGGTGAGGCGGTGGCGGGAGGCGGCCGCGGTCGGCCGGCTGGGCCGCCCGGAGGACGTCGGCGACGCCTGCGTCTTCCTGGCCTCCCCGCTCGCCTCCTGGATCACCGGTCACGACCTCGTGGTGGACGGCGGGGTGTCGGCGCGGCCCACGTGGTGA
- a CDS encoding Dabb family protein produces the protein MIRHLVLFKLNEGVVRDDPRVVRGEAAFRALDGQIEELRSWELGWNISDRPIAYDFAINSAVEDVDALKRYLEHPAHQAGVAQWREFATWVVADYEF, from the coding sequence ATGATCCGCCACCTGGTCCTTTTCAAGCTCAACGAGGGCGTCGTGCGCGACGACCCCCGGGTCGTCCGGGGTGAGGCGGCCTTCCGGGCCCTCGACGGCCAGATCGAGGAGCTGCGCTCCTGGGAGCTGGGCTGGAACATCAGCGACCGGCCCATCGCCTACGACTTCGCGATCAACTCCGCGGTCGAGGACGTCGACGCCCTGAAGCGCTACCTCGAACACCCGGCCCACCAGGCGGGCGTCGCCCAGTGGCGCGAGTTCGCCACCTGGGTGGTCGCCGACTACGAGTTCTGA
- a CDS encoding GNAT family N-acetyltransferase, with translation MTDRDNHRDSRGRYVYEQVAEGFGTVGIRLLDAEGDADVVHGWVSEERAVFWGMNGLTRDQVADVYAHMAGLDTHHAFLVELDGDPVALLQTYEPAEDRVGECYPVEAGDIGVHLLIAPAGERGARPGWSAALMGAFASYVLLGLDRPRAVVDPDVRNDRAIARFLRQGFEAGPVVTLPEIDLPDVYLPEKKAQLAFLRREVAFPG, from the coding sequence ATGACTGACCGCGACAACCACCGGGACAGCCGGGGCAGGTACGTGTACGAGCAGGTGGCCGAGGGGTTCGGGACCGTCGGGATCCGTCTCCTCGACGCCGAGGGGGACGCGGACGTCGTCCACGGCTGGGTGAGCGAGGAGCGGGCCGTGTTCTGGGGCATGAACGGCCTGACCCGGGACCAGGTCGCGGACGTCTACGCCCACATGGCGGGCCTCGACACCCACCACGCCTTCCTGGTCGAGCTGGACGGCGATCCGGTCGCCCTCCTCCAGACCTACGAGCCCGCCGAGGACCGGGTCGGCGAGTGCTACCCGGTCGAGGCCGGAGACATCGGCGTCCACCTGCTCATCGCGCCGGCCGGCGAACGGGGCGCCCGGCCCGGCTGGTCGGCGGCGCTGATGGGCGCGTTCGCGTCGTACGTACTGCTCGGCCTGGACCGGCCGCGCGCCGTGGTGGACCCCGATGTGCGCAACGACAGGGCGATCGCCCGCTTCCTCCGCCAGGGCTTCGAGGCCGGGCCGGTCGTCACCCTGCCCGAGATCGATCTGCCGGACGTGTACCTGCCGGAGAAGAAGGCGCAACTGGCGTTTCTGCGCCGGGAGGTAGCGTTCCCCGGGTGA
- a CDS encoding RNA polymerase sigma factor SigF — translation MTVSASTAPPQTEAPPASAPASASEAAPASPPGPAPAPALEAVPETAPETAPERRRGADTRALTQLLFGELKELQPGTPEHNRVRGALIEANLPLVRYAAARFRSRNEPMEDVVQVGTIGLINAIDRFDPDRGVQFPTFAMPTVIGEIKRYFRDNVRTVHVPRRLHELWVQVNSATEDLTTAFGRTPTTAEIAERLRIGEDEVLSCIEAGRSYHATSLEAAQEGDGLPGLLDRLGYEDPALDGVEHRDLVRHLLVQLPEREQRILLLRYYSNLTQSQISAELGVSQMHVSRLLARSFQRLRSANRIEA, via the coding sequence TTGACCGTGTCGGCCAGTACTGCGCCGCCTCAGACAGAGGCACCCCCGGCATCCGCCCCCGCGTCCGCTTCGGAAGCCGCCCCGGCGTCCCCTCCGGGACCGGCCCCGGCGCCCGCCCTGGAAGCCGTCCCGGAAACCGCCCCGGAAACCGCGCCCGAGCGGCGCAGGGGAGCCGACACCCGGGCGCTGACCCAGCTCCTCTTCGGCGAGCTCAAGGAGCTCCAGCCGGGCACGCCGGAGCACAACCGGGTGCGAGGGGCGCTCATCGAGGCCAATCTCCCGCTCGTGCGCTACGCGGCCGCCCGCTTCCGCTCCCGCAACGAACCGATGGAGGACGTCGTCCAGGTCGGCACCATCGGCCTGATCAACGCCATCGACCGCTTCGACCCGGACCGGGGCGTGCAGTTCCCGACCTTCGCCATGCCGACGGTCATCGGCGAGATCAAGCGGTACTTCCGCGACAACGTCCGCACGGTCCACGTACCGCGCCGGTTGCACGAGTTGTGGGTGCAGGTCAACAGCGCGACCGAGGACCTGACGACCGCCTTCGGCCGCACTCCGACGACGGCCGAGATCGCCGAGCGGCTGCGCATCGGCGAGGACGAGGTGCTCTCCTGCATCGAGGCGGGCCGCTCGTACCACGCCACCTCGCTGGAGGCCGCGCAGGAGGGCGACGGCCTGCCGGGCCTGCTGGACCGCCTCGGCTACGAGGATCCGGCGCTGGACGGCGTGGAGCACCGCGACCTCGTGCGCCACCTCCTGGTCCAGCTCCCCGAGCGCGAGCAGCGCATCCTCCTGCTGCGCTACTACAGCAACCTCACGCAGTCGCAGATCAGCGCGGAACTCGGGGTGTCCCAGATGCACGTGTCCCGGCTGCTCGCGCGCAGCTTCCAGCGGCTTCGCTCCGCCAACCGCATCGAGGCGTGA
- the tadA gene encoding tRNA adenosine(34) deaminase TadA, with product MRLALDEARLAVLGGDVPVGAVLLAPDGTTVLARGHNEREAVGDPTAHAEVLAVRRAAAALGEWRLSGCTLVVTLEPCTMCAGAIVQSRVDRVVYGARDDKAGAAGSLWDVVRDRRLNHRPEVVEGVLAEECAGLLTEFFRDR from the coding sequence ATGCGGCTCGCCCTGGACGAGGCACGGCTGGCCGTCCTGGGCGGGGACGTCCCGGTCGGCGCCGTCCTGCTGGCTCCGGACGGTACGACGGTCCTCGCGAGGGGCCACAACGAACGTGAGGCCGTCGGCGATCCCACGGCCCACGCGGAGGTGCTCGCCGTCCGGCGGGCGGCGGCCGCGCTGGGCGAGTGGCGGCTGTCCGGCTGCACGCTCGTGGTGACCCTCGAACCGTGCACCATGTGCGCGGGCGCGATCGTGCAGTCCCGGGTGGACCGGGTCGTCTACGGCGCCCGCGACGACAAGGCGGGCGCGGCGGGCTCCCTCTGGGACGTCGTCCGCGACCGGCGGCTCAACCACCGCCCCGAGGTCGTCGAGGGCGTCCTCGCCGAGGAGTGCGCCGGACTCCTCACGGAGTTCTTCCGCGACCGCTGA
- a CDS encoding tRNA adenosine deaminase-associated protein, with amino-acid sequence MYFAALLARTEDGWEASDTELDDVETLSDLADLAREASPDDDTVLVLIEQEDSWFGVVRIDGEEDPRIFVSDAAAAARSSYGEILLTDELLGRDPGDDDDLDALDLDGTEDGEDEDGDDDEAEGVVGAVNGSSAEAVPHGPVGDAGILDDLGVGEKELKSLSADAVTEIADALGASEVLETVR; translated from the coding sequence GTGTACTTCGCCGCACTGCTCGCGCGCACCGAAGACGGGTGGGAAGCGAGCGACACGGAGCTCGACGATGTGGAGACCCTGTCGGATCTGGCCGACCTGGCCCGGGAAGCCTCTCCCGACGACGACACGGTGCTCGTGCTGATCGAGCAGGAGGACTCCTGGTTCGGGGTCGTCCGCATCGACGGCGAGGAGGACCCTCGCATCTTCGTCTCCGACGCCGCAGCCGCCGCCCGCAGTTCGTACGGCGAGATCCTGCTCACCGACGAACTGCTCGGAAGGGACCCGGGTGACGACGACGATCTGGACGCCCTCGACCTCGACGGCACCGAGGACGGTGAGGACGAGGACGGGGACGACGACGAGGCCGAGGGTGTCGTCGGCGCCGTGAACGGCAGCTCGGCCGAGGCCGTTCCGCACGGCCCGGTCGGCGACGCCGGCATCCTCGACGACCTCGGCGTCGGCGAGAAGGAACTCAAGTCGCTGTCCGCGGACGCGGTCACCGAGATCGCCGACGCCCTGGGCGCCTCGGAGGTCCTGGAGACCGTCCGCTGA
- a CDS encoding siderophore-interacting protein, translated as MAQGRGWEGTVLRLMRAKDFTLTVTGAEEVTGEYRRLRLSDGGLLAATGVHPTIWIRLWFENAGRPHQRAYTLVDPDPATGSFALEFALHAGAASDWARAAKPGDTIDATVQGTAFEPPSPAPSHVLVIGDPASLPAINSLLGEDEGALGSAPATVWFEGSADGADGLPFRTDPARHEIRHVPRADSGAHLVERVRTELPALLAATPDPYVWIACDTRTTRTLSAYVRKELGLPKERLHALGYWRAT; from the coding sequence ATGGCGCAGGGGCGGGGCTGGGAGGGCACGGTCCTCAGACTGATGCGTGCGAAGGACTTCACGCTCACGGTCACGGGGGCCGAGGAGGTCACCGGCGAATACCGCCGGCTGCGCCTGTCGGACGGCGGGCTGCTCGCCGCCACCGGCGTCCACCCGACGATCTGGATCCGGCTCTGGTTCGAGAACGCGGGCCGCCCGCACCAGCGGGCCTACACGCTGGTCGACCCCGACCCGGCGACCGGCTCCTTCGCCCTGGAGTTCGCCCTGCACGCCGGCGCGGCCAGCGACTGGGCGCGGGCGGCGAAGCCCGGCGACACCATCGACGCGACCGTCCAGGGCACCGCCTTCGAACCGCCCTCCCCGGCCCCCTCGCACGTCCTCGTGATCGGCGACCCGGCCTCCCTGCCCGCGATCAACTCCCTGCTCGGCGAGGACGAGGGCGCGCTCGGCTCCGCCCCGGCGACCGTCTGGTTCGAGGGCTCGGCCGACGGCGCGGACGGCCTCCCCTTCCGCACCGACCCCGCGCGCCACGAGATACGGCACGTGCCGAGGGCCGACTCCGGCGCTCACCTCGTCGAGCGGGTGAGGACCGAGCTGCCCGCCCTCCTCGCGGCCACGCCCGACCCGTACGTCTGGATCGCCTGCGACACCCGCACCACGAGAACGCTGTCGGCCTACGTACGCAAGGAACTCGGCCTCCCCAAGGAGCGGCTGCACGCACTGGGGTACTGGCGCGCGACCTGA
- a CDS encoding type II toxin-antitoxin system VapB family antitoxin, whose translation MIFKRIGNGRPYPDHGRESTRQWADVAPRPVRLDQLVTTKQQLDLETLLAEDSTFYGDLFAHVVKWQGDLYLEDGLHRAVRAALQQRQVLHARVLELD comes from the coding sequence GTGATCTTCAAGCGCATCGGAAACGGCCGGCCGTACCCCGACCACGGCCGGGAAAGCACCCGGCAGTGGGCGGACGTCGCACCGCGCCCGGTCCGCCTCGATCAGTTGGTGACCACCAAGCAGCAGCTCGACCTGGAAACCCTGCTCGCGGAGGACTCCACGTTCTACGGCGACCTCTTCGCGCACGTCGTGAAGTGGCAGGGCGACCTGTACCTGGAGGACGGGCTGCACCGCGCGGTGCGGGCGGCACTCCAGCAGCGACAGGTGCTCCACGCGCGCGTGCTCGAGCTGGACTGA
- a CDS encoding HhH-GPD-type base excision DNA repair protein, which yields MDVTLHLSQDPEADELLGRSPLAALVGMLLDQQVPMEWAFKGPRTIADRLGADDLDAHDIAAQDPEAFAALLSDKPAVHRYPGSMAKRVQQLCQYLVDHYDGDAGAVWKDVSSGRELLGRLEELPGFGRQKAQIFLALLGKQLGVRPTGWREAAGSYGEPKSFRSVADITGPESLVKVRAHKQEMKAAAKAAKSAKAEQPAKSEQPAKSAGTGKK from the coding sequence ATGGACGTCACCCTTCACCTCTCCCAGGACCCCGAGGCCGACGAGCTCCTCGGGCGGTCCCCGCTCGCCGCGCTCGTCGGGATGCTGCTGGACCAGCAGGTTCCGATGGAGTGGGCGTTCAAGGGACCCCGCACGATCGCCGACCGGCTCGGCGCCGACGACCTGGACGCGCACGACATCGCCGCACAGGACCCGGAGGCGTTCGCCGCGCTGCTCTCCGACAAGCCGGCCGTGCACCGCTACCCCGGCTCCATGGCCAAGCGCGTCCAGCAGCTGTGCCAGTACCTCGTCGATCACTACGACGGTGACGCGGGCGCCGTCTGGAAGGACGTGAGCAGCGGCAGGGAACTGCTCGGACGGCTCGAGGAACTGCCCGGCTTCGGCAGGCAGAAGGCACAGATCTTCCTCGCGCTGCTGGGCAAGCAGCTCGGTGTGCGGCCCACGGGCTGGCGGGAGGCGGCAGGCTCCTACGGCGAGCCGAAATCCTTCCGGTCCGTCGCCGACATCACCGGCCCGGAGTCGCTCGTGAAGGTGCGGGCGCACAAACAGGAGATGAAGGCGGCGGCCAAAGCCGCGAAGTCGGCGAAGGCGGAGCAGCCCGCGAAGTCGGAGCAGCCCGCGAAGTCCGCCGGGACCGGCAAGAAGTAG
- a CDS encoding LytR C-terminal domain-containing protein — protein sequence MSMLTPPGMGGKYRITGDKYPRMRPHRRRGRLAVVVVACGAVLGVAGWGTLQLIDVFTGGGGTATAAGTSCSTKATKASPSASAVPTVPAAAGAVPKPAQITVNVFNATTRSGLAKTTADELRKRGFRIGEVGNAAKQYDKKVTGTGILLGPASSLNTSLPVLATQLTAAERRTDAARAGTAVDLIIGNGFKALTSPAASVKALTALAAPQPTPSTKKGC from the coding sequence ATGAGCATGCTGACTCCCCCCGGCATGGGCGGCAAGTACCGGATCACGGGGGACAAATACCCCCGCATGCGCCCCCATCGACGCCGCGGCCGGCTGGCCGTCGTGGTCGTCGCCTGCGGTGCCGTGCTCGGCGTGGCCGGGTGGGGCACCCTCCAGCTCATCGACGTCTTCACGGGCGGCGGGGGGACGGCCACGGCCGCCGGAACCAGCTGCTCGACGAAGGCGACCAAGGCGAGCCCCTCCGCGTCCGCCGTGCCGACTGTGCCGGCTGCTGCGGGCGCCGTGCCCAAGCCCGCGCAGATCACCGTGAACGTCTTCAACGCCACCACCCGCAGCGGTCTCGCCAAGACCACCGCGGACGAGCTGAGGAAACGCGGCTTCAGGATCGGCGAGGTGGGCAACGCGGCCAAGCAGTACGACAAGAAGGTCACCGGCACCGGGATACTGCTCGGCCCGGCGTCCTCGCTGAACACCTCGCTGCCGGTGCTCGCGACCCAGCTCACCGCCGCCGAGCGCCGCACCGACGCCGCCCGTGCGGGCACGGCCGTCGATCTGATCATCGGCAACGGGTTCAAGGCCCTGACCAGCCCGGCGGCCTCGGTCAAGGCACTGACGGCGCTGGCGGCGCCACAGCCGACGCCGTCCACGAAGAAGGGCTGCTAG